One window from the genome of Musa acuminata AAA Group cultivar baxijiao chromosome BXJ1-4, Cavendish_Baxijiao_AAA, whole genome shotgun sequence encodes:
- the LOC103981589 gene encoding uncharacterized protein LOC103981589 isoform X1: MAKSLAWATCGEEERVCVGWIERYFNDCVCSVRGELSFGLGMISLFCWGIAEVPQIITNFHNKSGHGISLAFLLTWVVGDIFNLVGCLLEPVTLPTQFYTALLYTAVTVVLVLQILYYDCWLRCCESRGFAAQLEVEEDSCKPLNPNSEGHSHHLPTLTAAPTASPRADVCYTSARSLASSGTPPYRSSYLGPARSGPSASGYLESSGSDDERSARHRSWRSGMSKPIRILSRSVGYGTFAAASVTLPFQTKASMEEGGIKSLEENPYGLLLGWVMAAIYMGGRLPQIYMNIKRGSVEGLNPLMFMFALAANATYVGSILVRSIEWERIKANSPWLLDAVVCVLLDLFIILQFAYYKFMHKRMTSNEDEHEDFMEAKETLV, translated from the exons ATGGCGAAGTCTCTTGCATGGGCTACCTGCGGAGAGGAGGAGAGGGTCTGTGTAGGATGGATCGAGAGGTACTTCAACGACTGCGTGTGTAGCGTAAGAGGTGAGCTATCGTTTGGCCTCGGTATGATCAGCCTCTTCTGCTGGGGAATAGCAGAGGTACCACAGATCATCACCAACTTCCACAACAAGTCTGGCCATGGCATCTCCCTTGCGTTCCTCCTGACTTGGGTCGTTGG TGACATCTTCAACCTGGTGGGTTGCCTTCTCGAACCAGTAACG CTGCCGACCCAGTTCTATACAGCACTG TTATACACGGCCGTCACAGTGGTTTTGGTGCTGCAAATTCTGTATTACGATTGCTGGCTAAGATGTTGTGAGAGCAGAGGTTTCGCGGCTCAACTAGAG GTTGAAGAAGACAGCTGCAAACCTTTGAATCCGAATTCTGAGGGTCACAGTCATCACCTACCAACTCTTACTGCCGCGCCTACAGCATCACCTCGTGCAGATGTATGCTATAC GTCGGCGAGGTCTTTGGCGAGCAGTGGGACTCCACCGTATAGATCGTCCTACCTTGGACCAGCTCGAAGTGGTCCATCAGCCTCGGGGTACTTGGAGTCGTCGGGTTCTGATGACGAGAGATCAGCACGGCACCGATCTTGGCGCAGCGGCATGAGTAAGCCCATCAGGATCCTCTCTCGCTCG GTTGGCTATGGGACTTTTGCAGCTGCCTCGGTCACTTTACCATTTCAAACCAAAGCTTCAATGGAG GAAGGAGGCATAAAATCACTGGAAGAGAACCCTTATGGGCTGCTGTTAGGATGGGTTATGGCTGCCATTTACATGGGAGGCCGCCTGCCTCAGATATATATGAAC ATCAAGCGTGGGAGCGTGGAG GGATTAAATCCTCTAATGTTCATGTTTGCACTCGCTGCCAATGCAACTTATGTTggaag CATACTGGTAAGGAGCATTGAGTGGGAAAGAATTAAGGCTAACTCACCTTGGTTGCTGGATGCAGTAGTCTGTGTTCTTCTTGATCTATTT
- the LOC103981589 gene encoding probable vacuolar amino acid transporter YPQ1 isoform X2: MAKSLAWATCGEEERVCVGWIERYFNDCVCSVRGELSFGLGMISLFCWGIAEVPQIITNFHNKSGHGISLAFLLTWVVGDIFNLVGCLLEPVTLYTAVTVVLVLQILYYDCWLRCCESRGFAAQLEVEEDSCKPLNPNSEGHSHHLPTLTAAPTASPRADVCYTSARSLASSGTPPYRSSYLGPARSGPSASGYLESSGSDDERSARHRSWRSGMSKPIRILSRSVGYGTFAAASVTLPFQTKASMEEGGIKSLEENPYGLLLGWVMAAIYMGGRLPQIYMNIKRGSVEGLNPLMFMFALAANATYVGSILVRSIEWERIKANSPWLLDAVVCVLLDLFIILQFAYYKFMHKRMTSNEDEHEDFMEAKETLV; the protein is encoded by the exons ATGGCGAAGTCTCTTGCATGGGCTACCTGCGGAGAGGAGGAGAGGGTCTGTGTAGGATGGATCGAGAGGTACTTCAACGACTGCGTGTGTAGCGTAAGAGGTGAGCTATCGTTTGGCCTCGGTATGATCAGCCTCTTCTGCTGGGGAATAGCAGAGGTACCACAGATCATCACCAACTTCCACAACAAGTCTGGCCATGGCATCTCCCTTGCGTTCCTCCTGACTTGGGTCGTTGG TGACATCTTCAACCTGGTGGGTTGCCTTCTCGAACCAGTAACG TTATACACGGCCGTCACAGTGGTTTTGGTGCTGCAAATTCTGTATTACGATTGCTGGCTAAGATGTTGTGAGAGCAGAGGTTTCGCGGCTCAACTAGAG GTTGAAGAAGACAGCTGCAAACCTTTGAATCCGAATTCTGAGGGTCACAGTCATCACCTACCAACTCTTACTGCCGCGCCTACAGCATCACCTCGTGCAGATGTATGCTATAC GTCGGCGAGGTCTTTGGCGAGCAGTGGGACTCCACCGTATAGATCGTCCTACCTTGGACCAGCTCGAAGTGGTCCATCAGCCTCGGGGTACTTGGAGTCGTCGGGTTCTGATGACGAGAGATCAGCACGGCACCGATCTTGGCGCAGCGGCATGAGTAAGCCCATCAGGATCCTCTCTCGCTCG GTTGGCTATGGGACTTTTGCAGCTGCCTCGGTCACTTTACCATTTCAAACCAAAGCTTCAATGGAG GAAGGAGGCATAAAATCACTGGAAGAGAACCCTTATGGGCTGCTGTTAGGATGGGTTATGGCTGCCATTTACATGGGAGGCCGCCTGCCTCAGATATATATGAAC ATCAAGCGTGGGAGCGTGGAG GGATTAAATCCTCTAATGTTCATGTTTGCACTCGCTGCCAATGCAACTTATGTTggaag CATACTGGTAAGGAGCATTGAGTGGGAAAGAATTAAGGCTAACTCACCTTGGTTGCTGGATGCAGTAGTCTGTGTTCTTCTTGATCTATTT